One Deinococcus grandis DNA window includes the following coding sequences:
- the secE gene encoding preprotein translocase subunit SecE translates to MNLIQYFRDSRAELSRVSWPTRQQVLEGTQAVLIFVVALTLIVYALDLLFGNLIRLVLS, encoded by the coding sequence ATGAACTTGATTCAGTACTTCCGCGACTCCCGCGCTGAACTCTCGCGCGTGTCGTGGCCGACCCGCCAGCAGGTGCTGGAAGGCACGCAGGCCGTGCTGATCTTCGTCGTCGCCCTCACCCTGATCGTGTACGCCCTCGACCTGCTGTTCGGGAACCTGATCCGGCTGGTGCTGTCATGA